From Coffea arabica cultivar ET-39 chromosome 2e, Coffea Arabica ET-39 HiFi, whole genome shotgun sequence, the proteins below share one genomic window:
- the LOC113732953 gene encoding peptide chain release factor PrfB2, chloroplastic-like isoform X2, with product MISLILKRSAFHEQNHLFKPQFCFQLLSSLTQSKSHNSYTSSQNHSILPSGYGFLGKKNSGFSSSSLQRLEIPSGIFCNGRFYGSQSQTAIEPSTSDGLTVDGIIANNWTILDEDESDWKSHASAIAQSIHLIKKRLKEAVKALIQMRRSVKEKELEALLVEEHDSCSCFIEVQAGAGGTESMDWASMVMQMYKKWAQRRGYRVTVVDEMPGEIAGIKRATIRVDGENAFGYAKAEDGAHRLVRCSPFDSANRRHTSFAAVAVIPILGEGLSHYQIKESDLRIERFRSGGAGGQHANTTDSAVRITHIPTGITATCQNERSQHSNKASAMAVLQSRLDKLEMARQAQMNAQHTQSLAENTFGNQIRSYVLHPYRMVKDHRTSYKVSNADSVLEGDIDDFILSYLSASLDKDEDEL from the exons ATGATATCTTTGATACTGAAGCGATCAGCATTTCATGAACAAAACCACCTGTTCAAACCCCAATTCTGTTTCCAACTTCTTTCCTCTCTGACTCAATCTAAGTCTCACAATTCCTACACTTCAAGCCAAAATCACTCAATTTTGCCTTCTGGATATGgttttttggggaaaaagaataGTGGGTTCTCTTCATCATCGCTTCAAAGATTGGAAATCCCATCTGGGATTTTCTGTAATGGACGTTTTTATGGTTCTCAGTCCCAGACTGCTATTGAGCCCTCAACTTCAGATGGGCTTACTGTGGATGGTATTATAGCTAATAATTGGACTATACTTGATGAAGATGAGAGTGATTGGAAGAGCCATGCCTCTGCAATTGCTCAGTCCATTCATCTTATCAAGAAACGCCTGAAG GAAGCGGTGAAAGCTTTGATTCAGATGAGAAGAAGTGTAAAAGAGAAGGAGTTAGAAGCTTTATTGGTGGAGGAGCATGATTCTTGCTCTTGTTTCATAGAG GTACAAGCTGGAGCTGGTGGTACTGAGAGCATGGATTGGGCTTCAATGGTCATGCAGATGTATAAAAAGTGGGCTCAGCGTCGAGGTTACAGGGTTACTGTAGTGGACGAAATGCCTGGTGAGATTGCGGGAATCAAG CGGGCAACCATCAGAGTTGATGGTGAAAACGCATTTGGATATGCCAAAGCAGAAGATGGAGCACATCGGTTGGTTCGTTGCTCACCATTTGATAGCGCAAATCGCCGGCATACTTCATTTGCTGCCGTTGCTGTTATACCAATTCTTGGAGAAGGACTTTCTCATTATCAGATTAAGGAATCTGATCTCCGAATTGAACGATTCCGTTCTGGTGGAGCTGGTGGTCAGCATGCTAATACAACTGACAGTGCTGTCAGGATAACTCATATTCCAACAGGGATCACTGCAACTTGCCAGAATGAAAG GTCACAACATTCAAACAAGGCTTCTGCCATGGCAGTACTTCAGTCCCGCTTGGACAAACTTGAGATGGCTCGGCAAGCTCAAATGAATGCGCAGCATACACAATCCCTTGCTGAAAATACCTTTGGTAACCAAATACGTTCTTATGTGCTCCAT CCTTATCGCATGGTTAAGGATCACAGGACAAGTTATAAAGTTTCAAATGCTGATTCTGTTCTCGAAGGGGATATTGACGACTTCATTTTGAGCTATTTGTCAGCTTcccttgacaaagatgaagatgaaCTGTAA
- the LOC113732953 gene encoding peptide chain release factor PrfB2, chloroplastic-like isoform X1: MISLILKRSAFHEQNHLFKPQFCFQLLSSLTQSKSHNSYTSSQNHSILPSGYGFLGKKNSGFSSSSLQRLEIPSGIFCNGRFYGSQSQTAIEPSTSDGLTVDGIIANNWTILDEDESDWKSHASAIAQSIHLIKKRLKWKNLLVRVRMLSFQLDKPDLWDDPIQASKISREHGLLTGKMNEVKKFEQELLEHIDMIKLSHEENDPELELEAVKALIQMRRSVKEKELEALLVEEHDSCSCFIEVQAGAGGTESMDWASMVMQMYKKWAQRRGYRVTVVDEMPGEIAGIKRATIRVDGENAFGYAKAEDGAHRLVRCSPFDSANRRHTSFAAVAVIPILGEGLSHYQIKESDLRIERFRSGGAGGQHANTTDSAVRITHIPTGITATCQNERSQHSNKASAMAVLQSRLDKLEMARQAQMNAQHTQSLAENTFGNQIRSYVLHPYRMVKDHRTSYKVSNADSVLEGDIDDFILSYLSASLDKDEDEL; this comes from the exons ATGATATCTTTGATACTGAAGCGATCAGCATTTCATGAACAAAACCACCTGTTCAAACCCCAATTCTGTTTCCAACTTCTTTCCTCTCTGACTCAATCTAAGTCTCACAATTCCTACACTTCAAGCCAAAATCACTCAATTTTGCCTTCTGGATATGgttttttggggaaaaagaataGTGGGTTCTCTTCATCATCGCTTCAAAGATTGGAAATCCCATCTGGGATTTTCTGTAATGGACGTTTTTATGGTTCTCAGTCCCAGACTGCTATTGAGCCCTCAACTTCAGATGGGCTTACTGTGGATGGTATTATAGCTAATAATTGGACTATACTTGATGAAGATGAGAGTGATTGGAAGAGCCATGCCTCTGCAATTGCTCAGTCCATTCATCTTATCAAGAAACGCCTGAAG TGGAAAAACTTACTCGTAAGGGTGAGGATGTTATCTTTCCAATTGGATAAGCCAGACCTTTGGGACGATCCAATTCAAGCAAGCAAGATAAGCCGTGAGCATGGTTTGCTTACCGGGAAAATgaatgaagtcaagaaatttgAACAAGAACTGCTTGAACATATTGACATGATAAAGCTATCTCATGAGGAGAATGATCCAGAGCTGGAATTG GAAGCGGTGAAAGCTTTGATTCAGATGAGAAGAAGTGTAAAAGAGAAGGAGTTAGAAGCTTTATTGGTGGAGGAGCATGATTCTTGCTCTTGTTTCATAGAG GTACAAGCTGGAGCTGGTGGTACTGAGAGCATGGATTGGGCTTCAATGGTCATGCAGATGTATAAAAAGTGGGCTCAGCGTCGAGGTTACAGGGTTACTGTAGTGGACGAAATGCCTGGTGAGATTGCGGGAATCAAG CGGGCAACCATCAGAGTTGATGGTGAAAACGCATTTGGATATGCCAAAGCAGAAGATGGAGCACATCGGTTGGTTCGTTGCTCACCATTTGATAGCGCAAATCGCCGGCATACTTCATTTGCTGCCGTTGCTGTTATACCAATTCTTGGAGAAGGACTTTCTCATTATCAGATTAAGGAATCTGATCTCCGAATTGAACGATTCCGTTCTGGTGGAGCTGGTGGTCAGCATGCTAATACAACTGACAGTGCTGTCAGGATAACTCATATTCCAACAGGGATCACTGCAACTTGCCAGAATGAAAG GTCACAACATTCAAACAAGGCTTCTGCCATGGCAGTACTTCAGTCCCGCTTGGACAAACTTGAGATGGCTCGGCAAGCTCAAATGAATGCGCAGCATACACAATCCCTTGCTGAAAATACCTTTGGTAACCAAATACGTTCTTATGTGCTCCAT CCTTATCGCATGGTTAAGGATCACAGGACAAGTTATAAAGTTTCAAATGCTGATTCTGTTCTCGAAGGGGATATTGACGACTTCATTTTGAGCTATTTGTCAGCTTcccttgacaaagatgaagatgaaCTGTAA
- the LOC113732951 gene encoding RNA pseudouridine synthase 1 has protein sequence MTIMPLVRHLPSANLLSASFSKPLRFLSMATKTHLDSIDSQVKNDPTSLQNYPVPLSPPLPSISKNIELNRALTASSRSSLFSLSRNHVLFEDQWLIAINKPQGIYCENVLSAVPSLLTDSTDSGTEVKLTELHLANRLDRDTSGIMIITKSHKVAAKLVKAFTEHKVRKTYIASCVGQAPKWVNITMKSGHGRSRYGAWRVYAASDVGKTLPGGSIVKDMETLFEVLSVNGQGQFKEFSESGRDISEVMIIEQKSEIDCNLKKDEILVRAYPKSGRTHQIRLHCQYLGMPIRGDVKYEGAYEWKERTYDGHELHAESLSFEHPVTAENVLIQAPLPSWACQFFESEPLWTN, from the exons ATGACCATAATGCCCTTGGTCCGCCATCTTCCTTCAGCCAATCTCCTCTCTGCATCTTTCTCCAAACCCCTGCGTTTCCTCTCAATGGCGACCAAGACCCACTTGGATTCCATCGATTCCCAGGTCAAAAACGACCCCACAAGTCTCCAAAATTACCCAGTACCCCTGTCCCCACCACTGCCCTCCATATCCAAGAACATAGAGCTCAACAGAGCCTTAACTGCTTCTTCAAGATCgtcccttttttctctttcaagaAATCATGTGCTTTTTGAAGACCAGTGGCTCATTGCTATTAACAAGCCTCAAGGGATTTACTGTGAGAATGTCTTGTCTGCTGTCCCGAGCCTACTCACCGATTCCACTGACTCAG GGACTGAAGTGAAGCTGACGGAGCTTCATCTAGCTAATAGACTTGATCGTGACACTAGTGGTATCATGATAATTACCAAGTCACATAAAGTGGCTGCCAAGCTTGTAAAAGCTTTTACAGAACACAAGGTCAGGAAAACATACATAGCTTCCTGTGTTGGTCAAGCTCCAAAATGGGTAAATATCACAATGAAGTCCGGTCATGGACGATCAAGGTACGGAGCCTGGCGTGTTTATGCTGCTTCAGATGTGGGCAAGACACTACCAGGCGGATCAATTGTCAAGGATATGGAAACCTTATTTGAAGTGCTATCAGTAAATGGGCAGGGGCAATTTAAAGAGTTTTCTGAATCAGGAAGAGACATATCAGAAGTTATGATTATTGAacagaaatctgaaattgatTGCAACTTGAAGAAAGATGAGATTTTGGTAAGAGCATACCCCAAGAGTGGAAGAACACATCAAATTCGCTTGCACTGCCAGTACCTGGGAATGCCTATTAGAGGGGATGTAAAATATGAAGGTGCCTATGAGTGGAAAGAAAGAACATATGATGGTCATGAGCTTCACGCAGAGAGCTTGTCCTTTGAGCATCCTGTTACTGCTGAAAATGTGTTAATTCAAGCACCTCTACCATCGTGGGCTTGCCAATTTTTTGAGTCTGAGCCATTGTGGACAAACTAA